One Edaphobacter flagellatus genomic region harbors:
- a CDS encoding DUF6600 domain-containing protein, producing the protein MSTHQATTSPSFLCRTFVRTLTLATLALFVATAAHAQEEGDPPERVARLSYLAGNVSLEPAGVSDFSQAEANYPLTNGDRIYVDNTSRAELQSAGLAVRMADGADLTLTSLTDQFAQLGLAQGSIHVRSWSLPSGGGVEIDTPNGTITVTQPGDIRIDSYPQDDTTLVTVNSGQVEVTGPSLSEYVSSGQALKLTGSNPIYAQPVQLYPPDDFDSFDRQRDQIEQAARSAQQQYVNPDMIGYSDLNQYGEWAPEPEYGAVWYPRGVVAGWTPYHYGHWAWIAPWGWTWVESEPWGFAPFHYGRWAVFNGRWGWIPGPPIVRPVYSPALVAFVGGSGFSISVNIGGGGGIAAWFPLGPREPYIPWYHASTAYVNRVNVTNIYNRNVTEVRNVYINKTTNIYVNKTTINNITYVNRNVATTAVPQHAFAAGRPVAQSAVRVDQRQLAQAQIIQHPMVTPAKAIMAPAPARAVPVNVQRPMLQTRSGLAQAVPGAHATPVPVHPLTPQQQHEPARPTAQVPQQARQQVENRTQTPEVQQPRPEVQQQPAREIPHPAQQQQRPEQQRPAPAPVAAQRPAPQQRPAEQARPLVNRSEPPAPQPNFEQQRQAIERNDPGRPLGPHQVENIRNGRPAGPAQQPEVIGHAQPHAAPERSAPPAREPHR; encoded by the coding sequence ATGAGCACCCACCAAGCAACGACTTCCCCAAGCTTCCTATGCAGAACTTTCGTCCGCACGCTGACCCTCGCAACCCTTGCGCTTTTCGTCGCCACCGCCGCTCACGCGCAGGAGGAAGGCGATCCGCCGGAGCGCGTCGCGCGTCTTAGCTATCTCGCAGGCAACGTTTCGCTTGAGCCTGCGGGCGTGTCCGACTTCAGCCAGGCCGAGGCCAACTATCCGCTCACCAACGGCGACCGCATCTACGTCGATAACACCAGCCGCGCCGAGCTGCAGAGCGCCGGACTCGCGGTTCGCATGGCCGATGGCGCCGACCTCACTCTGACCTCGCTCACCGATCAGTTTGCCCAGCTTGGCCTCGCTCAGGGCAGCATCCACGTCCGCTCGTGGAGCCTACCCTCTGGCGGCGGTGTTGAGATCGACACCCCGAACGGCACGATCACCGTGACCCAACCCGGCGACATCCGCATCGACAGCTACCCGCAGGACGATACCACGCTCGTCACCGTCAACTCCGGCCAGGTCGAGGTCACCGGTCCAAGCCTCTCCGAGTACGTCTCCAGCGGACAGGCGCTGAAGCTTACGGGATCGAACCCGATCTACGCGCAACCGGTCCAGCTCTATCCGCCGGATGACTTCGACAGCTTCGACCGTCAGCGCGACCAGATTGAGCAGGCCGCCCGATCTGCGCAACAGCAGTACGTCAACCCCGACATGATCGGCTACAGCGACCTCAACCAATATGGCGAGTGGGCTCCCGAACCCGAATATGGAGCTGTCTGGTATCCGCGCGGTGTCGTTGCCGGTTGGACTCCGTATCACTACGGCCACTGGGCGTGGATCGCTCCCTGGGGATGGACATGGGTTGAGTCCGAGCCCTGGGGCTTCGCTCCCTTCCACTATGGCCGCTGGGCCGTCTTCAACGGACGCTGGGGCTGGATTCCCGGACCACCCATCGTGCGCCCCGTCTACTCGCCTGCGCTTGTTGCGTTCGTCGGTGGATCGGGCTTTTCAATCAGCGTCAACATCGGTGGAGGCGGAGGCATCGCTGCATGGTTCCCGCTCGGCCCACGTGAACCCTACATCCCCTGGTATCACGCCAGCACGGCCTACGTAAACCGGGTCAATGTCACCAATATCTACAACCGCAATGTCACCGAGGTGCGCAACGTCTATATCAATAAGACGACAAACATCTACGTCAACAAGACCACAATCAACAACATCACTTACGTGAACCGCAACGTGGCGACCACGGCCGTTCCGCAACACGCCTTCGCCGCAGGACGCCCTGTTGCGCAATCCGCCGTTCGTGTCGACCAGCGTCAGCTTGCGCAGGCACAGATCATCCAGCATCCGATGGTCACGCCTGCCAAAGCTATCATGGCGCCGGCTCCCGCACGCGCTGTACCAGTCAACGTGCAGAGGCCCATGTTGCAGACGCGCAGCGGATTAGCGCAGGCCGTGCCGGGAGCGCACGCAACGCCCGTCCCGGTGCATCCGCTAACGCCGCAGCAACAGCACGAGCCTGCACGGCCAACCGCGCAGGTCCCGCAGCAGGCACGACAGCAGGTTGAGAACCGCACGCAGACACCTGAGGTGCAGCAGCCTCGTCCAGAAGTGCAGCAGCAACCGGCACGCGAGATTCCTCATCCCGCACAACAACAGCAACGTCCCGAACAGCAACGTCCTGCACCCGCTCCAGTAGCTGCCCAACGTCCTGCCCCGCAACAGCGGCCTGCGGAACAGGCACGCCCACTTGTAAACCGCAGCGAGCCACCGGCTCCACAACCCAACTTTGAGCAGCAGCGGCAGGCCATCGAGCGCAACGACCCCGGACGTCCTCTCGGCCCGCATCAGGTTGAGAACATTCGCAACGGACGCCCCGCCGGTCCTGCGCAGCAGCCCGAAGTTATCGGGCATGCACAACCACACGCGGCTCCCGAACGCTCGGCTCCTCCTGCACGGGAACCGCATCGCTAA